Part of the Toxotes jaculatrix isolate fToxJac2 chromosome 1, fToxJac2.pri, whole genome shotgun sequence genome, AACACAGCAACAATTGTAGTTTCCTACCGTAATTAGTTGTTGTAGCAACTAATTACAGAGTGAATTACAGCGATTTCACACTAAAAGAGAACAGCTTAGATTAAGATACTGCATAGTAATTATACAAATGACTGTggaaactgaatgaaaatgtctgtggGCAGAAGAGGTACAGTAAAAGAAAATTCTACACATTATCTTTGATTGTTCTCACACTCTGATTTGAATATTTGATAGCTATTTTTGTTCAATCTCATAATACCTCATCTGTAACAAATTACACCACTAGTGGACGTTTAGCATTACAGGACAGAACTCTTACCTTCTTTGTCGGGTCCTCCTTGAGtttggagaagaagaaggaaacaaGATGAACAGCCAACATCTTGATGTACAACACTCACCACCATGAAAACTCAACTTCAAGATGATTTGTTTATGTTCATGTGTCAATGCACGACACAAGTGCATACGCTTTTTTTGAAATTATGAAAAAGTCCAGTGCGCGCACATATTAAGATGcagaaagtctttttttttcccctccctgtcGCTCTGATAGTTTAATCTTGCTCTCACTCACTGATAGTGCAGAGACCAGCCTCTGCACTATCTCAATGATTAACAACAAGCCAATCCCCTTTATATCATCACTTCCTCCTTTCTTTACTCATCATCATTGTGTCTCTGGTGACCTCTACTAGACCTTTTTACTGACGTCCTGCAGAGTCTTAAGATCTACAAAATATGTGCAATTCATTGACGCCTGACTTACTCAGCAAAAGTCATTGAAATGAATAAGTGACATGTTCTATAACTTGTAAGACTTTTTGAAAGATAAGATCTATTAACATAATGATACGAGATCAAAGCAGTCCAGACAGAACGTGTGCTCTATCTAACACATTTTAGGAACATCGAGAATGCAGACAAACAATTGAAAAGAAAGGGGTAAGTATATACTGTAGATGTAGGCACGTCTGCCACATCCATGTCCGTTAATTCCAACTTGTGACtgatttctctttttcactgaTGACTCTTCTTTGATgtagtttgtctgtttggtacACAGTTGTTCATTATGTGAGACTGTTTCCCATATTTTATGGGCttatctttcctctcttttaatAAGTATACTTGCCATTTtttcatagactgtataagacatgtacgtagcacccgtgacgtcacccattggtttcggggagtcggttttgtgaccaaaccatgggcatttgagctgcgccatcttggattttagtgggagtgttttcgatatttggcgaagaggcggttactctacgggtcagccggggtcagccggacgagaacccggccacttagctcggagcaacagagctagcctaaggctaatcagctaggctaacaagctaagcggcagctacacgcagctacatccaccacacagtccccgagtccgaccccactagctcgaccccgtgtaaccgtgACACAAAGCGTACAACAGaaatcataatgttgctgctgtgttttaaacatgactgtttcagatagagaggttttaggtggagctgcagggtttggtggagttgtggggggaaatttatttctagcctattatttaactgtgaaacaatcattattatttcatattgataaaatatattaaaaagttaaaaacattattattgttattattgtcattattaatgataacgataaaataatgatgataataatatattaaaatgttgaatatttaatatttaccggttttcaccgctgcctccacccactatccacttacagttacagcagccgcttactgacggagctgctctgtccatgcaatgtcggactttttaaacagaaaaatgaggcgaaataaaattgtagcccaatattcccgcaataaacggactctgaaagcacggaacacaccgcagcagcgttcctaacattatccacTCCGGTCCTCTACcagtatcagcagcgaccataaatcgataattaagtcataagccagctgcaaaatatgctaatacatgctaattagtgcaaacgtccaggtaaaatagtgagaaatttacttaccgaaaaaactgcaacacagactttTTAGACGGTCGgctagtacagtctacactacagtaagccatattgtcacaaaaacctatccgaacattggcaaacaaacacgggcactgcagcccctgtcaaccgctggaggtagccggaggcctctggatgtagccgcctagcccagccgatgctttagcaaagagctaactgtcagtgcctgtctacgggctgtcactcaacgtaaccacgccccaatttattacgcctaaataacactaaaacggttgtggtacaaaaaaattcacccccctcacagtgttcacggaggtggaaactattaatagagaccaaaaacaaaaaatgtaccaggctgtaaatatgtttttttaggctgtaaagttggctattttaacatgggggtcaatggagaattgctcacttctggagccagcccccagcggcagccgaggaactgcagctttttgaacgcggaagtgatcctcactgctgaaacctacaactccccccctTGCATTTTTTATGATTGGTATATATGGTTTCATCACTTTGTTGCTTCATGTTCCATTGAAAATGCACTTTAAAGTTTGGATTGCATTATGCTGCCATTCAATAATGTGTATAACCTTCACTGAAGCATTGTTTGTAACTTACTTCAGAATTAGTTTTTCATGTGTCATAACTATTCAACTAAGATTTGTGGcaccaggaaaaacaaacattaaatcaagacagttaaaacaacagatttttaaTGACTAATGTCATCACCTTAAAtatacaaacaagaaaaaaaaatacggCATCTCATCTGTTTATAGACACTAACAGGGTAGCGCTCATATCCTCATATCAATCTATATAAAATGTTAACAGTATGCTCACAGAAAATGCAGCTCATCAGAGAGTAGTTTAAACTGAATACTAGAGGTATACCCGAATAAGTTGGATATATACTCTCATGCTGTTCTGAATTTCTACATTTGAGTCCTGGACTGAGCAAAGCAAGAGTACACCAATTCCAGACCTTCATAACGCACACACAGTGCATTTTAAACTATTTCCTGGTCAcacaaaatgcttttaaaatagCATTTTTGACAGTGTGACTTTTGTTGAAACATTTCTTGTCAGCTCAGTGTGAACTGTAGGACAATGGTAACTCCAACAGGACAAGGCACCTCTCACAATGACCCACGGAAATGGATCCATTTCTTGTTAGTGAAATCCTAGTGGGGTCAGTAAAGTTAGCTGGTGGGCCAATTTGACACTTCAATTTGTTTCCATGGCGATTCTGTGAGTTATTTTATGCTCCCACTGAAAAGGGAGAATCTCTCAGCAGGTACCTGATCTATCAGAAGGACCAAGACAGTAGCCACCTGTTCACAGGATCCTGAACTagagatatttttttccttcactagTTACAGTTTGTACATTTGTAGGTTGgaagaaaacatacaaagtGAGCTTATAGCAGAGTAAAATTAAGTGGGTTTCATGACAACCTTAATGGTAGTACTCTGGTGCAACTCTCAGATCAGATCATAAAACTCTGCTCTTGTGTTCAAACTacattttggtgtttttttgtgtgtgttttactttaatAGCTCAAgctaaaagcttttttttatgatCACTGCAGGGCTAGAAAATGTTCATAAACCTTTTACCTGCCTTAAATCATGATTTATTCCCAACAAACAGCCAGAAACTATCCAAGACTTGTATCAGTAATTGATCTCCATGGGAACAGTACTGACCTTGCGCAAAAATTACAATGTAATTCTCTAactcttcatttcttcttttttcttttccctttgttGTTCTTATTTTGATGTCCTGCATCGAGCGAGCGCTGATTGGTTAAATCCTGCTTTTGACCCTTGGACCACTCCTTCTGCAGCTGTTGGAGCAAATCGGGAGTCAATAGCCCGTCTCTTACCAGTCGATTGGCCAGAGAGCTGTCCATCATCTCTCCTGACCCTCTATGtcccctctgacctctgctgccGGTCAAATAAATACTATCGGCACGTCCACTTGTTTGTTCAtcactgttgctctgtgtctgtagTGGAGTAGTAATGGTTGGGTGAGTGGCTCTGATGAGGCGGGTGATATTTTGGACACCTTGTTGGATGACATTATCAAGCTCCCGCTGGATTTCTCGAACCAAGGAAGTGTCTGGAAACATGTCCATGAAACGGTagctacagacacacataaacagcaaCAAGGTTTAAAGTGGGAAGTAGTCATTAACAGAGCtgcctgtaaaaataaaatgttatattgtaaagaaaaaataagatgaTAACTCCTGTTTCATCAACGTTTGTTCACATTCACTGCACCATGTTCCTGTACACAACACCTGACAATAATAACCCCATTTAAATGACTGGTAAAAGAAGTGGAAACATTAAATATGATTTAGTTACCTTAACCAGAGGTAAAGATCCAACACATCGTGAACAGCTTCCAAGTGAACCAGGTCTTTAATGTTTTTGGGTGGGGCAAGAGGCCAGTTGACATGACGACAGACCCAGTCAAAGGTCAGGGGTTCGTCTCGACTGAACTGACGGGcaaactgaaagagaaacaagagcTCAGGGCTCTAAGTACTGGACAGTATGCAAAGCTTAACAAACAAGCAAATGGAaagaaatataatgaaatatcTTCTTGAACAGTTTCCTAATATCCCCATTAATATTAACGCAATCaagagaaatatattttttttaaaaagattacTGTATTTAaactaatgaaatattttgcTTTGCATTTAAATAATACACTTCCTGATCGCTCTACATGCAGAAAGGAGTTTTCCTTGCACACATTAACACCACCAACATGTAGAACAAAGCCCTGAATCTCAAAGGTTACTTGCTGTGGACAATAATTTTTATTGTGGAGCTTATCTTGTTTTATCAGCGATATATAACAATAAAGTGAGAGGGATATAGTACAGTGCCTACAAACAAATTTTCAGCCCtccttggacttttttttttttttttttttttacaacactgACTTACCAAATCAGGTTCTGTTTGATAACCTGAAGTGATTAAGTAAAGCcgagtgtgttgtgtttgctctTCCACTGACCCCAATAAAATACACCACATCCCTGCTGTTactattaattaattattattacatttcacCAGCGATTGCTAATGCTCCTTGGGCCATCCTTCGCTCCTGgtctctctccatttccctcCTTAAATCTCATGCCTCCTTACCTTGTTTACTTCTACTTATCCTTACCTTCAGGAAGGAGGTGCAAACGAACGGCTGTTTCTTGTTGATGGGAGCAGTACAGAACACATAGCGTGACCTCAGGTTGAGTGGGATGTGCTGAATCATATCGGCCAGAAACTTGAAGTCGTCAATGTTGCAGACAAAATACAGACCATCCACCTGAGAGAGGCTGACAAATAtgtcctgaaaacaaaacaaaatagatGAACAGAGACACGTTACTAGATCAAGATGAGAGTCAAGATAAGAAGATGAGGCTACAGTGGAGACACATGAAAAACAAGGTCATTTACCTAGTGTAAAGGATCTACCAGGACTCAAGTACTGTGGATAAAACCACCAGAATTTACCAGTGTTTTCTTGGCTGTTATTTGCATTCTTAGTATCCTGCCTTGTTGAACCAGGTATTTTGAGTGGGATAACGTGCCATGTCACTCAAAGCATTCATCATGTAAGAATGGCTCCAGGAAaataacaactgaaaaaaaatagagcAACCTGCTGCAATGATTAGAGCccttttttaaagtatttttggGGGCCTTTATTCTGATAGGACAgttggagacagacaggaaatgaggagagggggggggggggtgacatgCAGCAAACGGAGACTAATGTAAATGAGTGAACATATGTGAACCCTTCACTGTTAAAGTTACATGGCTGTAGCTCATCGTTATCATTTTCCTCACTTGCTGTTGCTGTCATGCTTAATAAAGGTGAGAGGGCAAATGAACAGATGGCTGTACTCACAACAAGGTTGGACAGTGTAGCATCAGGTAGATGATAGGCAAACATCTCTATCTGCTCTGCTGTGGGATGGAGACCTGCAGTCTGAGACAAAGGAGGAGAGATTGACAtccagtgcagctgtgtgtgtgtgtgtgtgtgtgtgtttgaatgtatgccagtttgtgtgtgtgtgtgtgtgtatgcgtgatCACCTCTATGGGGTCCACTGAGTGGCTGAGTATTTCCTTCAGGACAGGCAAATCATCTCTGTGCATGGTGGTAACTTCTCCCTCTTTAAACTTGGAGGAGAACCTAAGAGCAGTGATGAAGGAGACAGGTTTTCAGCTTCTCTCCCACCTTTAACCCTCCAGAATGGAGATAACATAAGCAGAAATGAGACCGACCTCCCTGCACGGCCAGCTATCTGCAGAGCCTGTGATGTGCTGATagtctccatctgtttctccCCCTTCTCATTAACATTAGGCTTTACCAGACTGTTGAAGATGATACGTTTTATACTCCTATAGAGAGGAAGCGGAAAACATACAGACAAATGGATACGTGTGAGATGAGCTGATGGGATCCACACAATTCCTTGATAAAAATTTGACCATTATGCTGCCAGTGTAGCATATTAAAGCCTCTATACGTAGAATTTAAGAACTCTTGGTGGTGTATGCTGAACACATTTTCTAATTTAcatgaataaagaaatgaaacaagatACAGAACAGAAGAGACCTTGGTATCATTACAGTGTGTATGAAGGTACGTACAGGTTAAGGCCCATTCCAATGGCATCTGTAGCGACCAGGATCTTGCAGGGGTCATCAGGGTCATTGAACTTCTTGGCCTGTGACAGCTTGGTGCCTGTAAACCATAGAACAACTACGTTTGGTCTCTGTAAAACCATAATCATCAGAGTCTGGAGCTCATTTACAAAAGTTTCTATTAGAAAATAAAGTCTGGAATAAAGGTTTGTAAATCACTTATgattaacatgtttttcttttcctaatgGTTTTGTTGTGGCAGTGATTTTGCAAGTTGAGTTTACTAAGACCTTGATGAGTTTCCAGATGTTAtacatggacaaaaaaaacaaaaaacaaaaacctcacaGAGGGGTGGACAAATATATCGCTTTTAGTCGCCAAGACGACTGAAGACCAGTTTTATTCCTACACACTCACCTGGTGGTAAACTCCCATAAATTACAGCACATTCTAGTCCTCTGGCCTCAATCTGTCTGCTTATGGAGTAGATGTCGTTTTTACTGAAGCAGACAATACAGTCTCCTGGTCTCAGGTTGTCTAATGACTCCACAGCCTGATCCAGGACTGAGAATGGAGTTAAACGCTGGTAGGTGTGCACCTTAAAGAGAAATGAAGGGGACAGTGACAGTTAAGAGGAAAGTGAGCAGTGCCCCAAAAGAAAAGTTGGACAACACCAGCCACACTCTTCCTGATGCACTATATGCCGAAgcctcacctccacctcctctccagTGGTGTACATCAGCTCTCTGATAAAGTCTATGGCTGCAGGTTCTCCACACACGTGGATCTCCTCTGCACAGAGACCTACCAACCGAAAATTTCACATAACAGAGCAGTGCACATTCGGTTTGTTAGAGGTGACCATGTACGTAAAAATGCCCCAAAATGTTGTTCACAACATAAAACAAGCaattcagaaaataaatgttcattgtaattgCTTGATTATCATGAGTGTCACTATTGCAAATATTAAGGATTACTTTAACTGAggggtaaaaataaaagttttagaAGACAAACCCAGCAGTGCTCTGGTCCAGGCCCAGCCTCTGGAAAGATCTCTAATCATCTGAATTTCATCAATTACAGCCACCTCAtctacacacaaaaaacaaacaaacaaataaaaaccctGTAGTAAATATTCTAGGTGATGTATTTTGACTGATGAGCGTTCTGCAAGAAGAGAAACGTGTATCCAAAATGTGACATATCTGTGCCAGTAACTTCAAATATctcatgaaaaacaaacaaatgaatcagTGATCTGTAAATTCCTTTGCATCACTTTAAGGATAATAACAAAGTACTCGAATCTGAGCATCAGCGATTAtagccacaaaacaaaaacatcaaacaccTTATTTTCAAAGGTAAGAACAATTAAATTCATCTTTTGTGATTTTTGCCTCTCTAGGACTAATTTTAGTCAATGTTTCAATATTATTACAGCCGTTAATTCACAATTAATTAACaatgttgttttcttgttttattgatGCTACTAAACAGAAATGTTGTGTATGTACAATGTGTacaaatgtttgtatgtgttgtttTCACTTACAAGGTGTAGTGACGCTGCACATCTCAATGGTACAGGCCAAATGAGAAGCTGCTCGACCGTCCAAGTCCACGAaggtcctctcctctcctgtaaCCAAGTCACATGGCACACCCtggcagcacacacaaacaaatacacacacacaaaggacagCTGTCATCAGTATTGTAAGAATTGTGTGGTgaagaagagatttaaaaaaatacacagtgagaTAAAGATATTAGCACAAGAAAGAGAGCATTATGAAAGAGAGCTCCACCAGTTTAGCATCACATTCCTTTAACATTGTTGAATTTACAATGGACAATTTTAAAAAGGTTCAAGAGTGGCACAGAAGAACCAGAgatgttgtcttttttattccatAGAGCCTAATCTGTCACTTATCAGATTTCGTGAGCTCCCTCCAGAGCCACTTAAGGGTTCACACATCATCTTTTTTCACAGATGCAGCAGCACTGCCTGAGATCTGTAAaaagactttgatgtgtaaaatcagtggatacGTACGGCATCATTGCTCTTCTCAAAGATCTCATGGGCGAGTAGTTTCAGAGGGCCACAGTAGACTCCAGACCTAGCACCCAGGTAGCGCTGGATGGCATGGTATGTTTTACCACTGTTAGTGGGACCAGCATGGAAAATCACTTTCCTCTGAATGGCACGAGCCTCAGGGTACCTGATGAACATACATCAGAAAGATACTATAACCCCAATGCATTCAGATAGTGACTGAAACCTAGAACCATTTTAATGTCCCAGAGTGCCAGAAAGTTAAATCCAATATTCCAACATTCCTGGATCTGGATCCATAATACATACCAGTTGGCGGGGACTCTGAGGTCTGAGATCTTTCTCAGGTCATCCATACAGTCCAGCATGGGAAAGATTTTCTTGGCATGCCGCATGAAGTACGGGTAGATGTCATCTATGTGACCTAAAGAGAAGCAGAAATGAAAGTTGATTAAATTCTAAGTTTAATTAGTTACTactgacatacacacatcttGTGGCTTTACCAAAAACGGACAAACCTGCTCCGCAACAGATGTCACTGAGGATAATGTGCATATCAGCGGGGAGAGCTGGCGCTTCCAGTGCATACTTCCTGAAGCTGATGAAGGCTTGGTGGAACAGACgagctgtgtacacacacacacacacacacacacacacacacacacacagcatcatgacagtgacagtatgtTATGAGACAGTATTTTAAAACCCTGTGATCTTACAACCTAGAACAATAATTAATTGACAGTTATTGGTGACTGAGTAAACTGCTCTGACAGTGTattgaaaactgtgaaaagatCAACAGTTGATTTAACAGTTTGTTTCCTCACCATCCAGGCCATGATCTGCTGCCAGCTTCTGTATCTCCTTCCTCTTATAAAACCGATTCAAAACCTTCAGAAGTTCATCTGAAGACACAACGAGCAGAGAGAAACTAacattagaaaatataaaaagaaaagaaaacgaCTTTCATGTCAATACTTCAGCAGTAGCAAAAGCaccaaaaacacagtaaaatacTATAACTGCATAAGAAAGACCGAACAGTGGAGCTGAGCCTGACAGTAGCATACGTGAATTAGATGCTGTTATTTACTTAAAAGTAAATTTACTGACCTTTAGCCAGAAGCTGGGTGAGCTCCACTCCTACACTCCCATCTGGCGAAGAGTCTGTCTTCAGAGAAACGGGGACAAACAGAGAAGTGTCCGGGGCTTTTGGAGGAGAACTGTTAGATGAAACATTTCTGCTGGAAACCACAGAACCAGCCTGATGCTGTTTTTGTAACAAACCGGACCTAGGAGACACATGACAGGCGCCCGCGGTGATGCGGGCAGTCCGGCTGTTAATGTGACGCTGAAGCCGAGAAAACAAGGACATACACCGGTTTACTGACATAGTTACACCCGCGGTGTTAGCACAGTCTGTGGGCTACGAACAAAAGCGGCGTTACTGTCGCTCCATGCTGTTCAGCAGGTCCAAATATGAGGATTATAACAGCTTCGGCAGAGGACGGTCAACACAGTTCTCTTCCTGATAGCACAACGTGGGTCAGGCCCAGTTGCCGTGTAGCTGTCCTCAAATGTGCCTGTGtcaaaatcaagtaaaaataacaTTCATTCAAAACGTAATGAGAGCTACGCGGTTACATACCGTCTATGGTTATATGAGCATTTTATGTCATATAAATTAATATGACCGACaattcattttgtgtttgatgaATTATAAACAGGCAAAAACCGTCTATATCTGAAGTCGAAGATCGTATATTCCACTGTGTGAttgcagtggcggttctacatttactctctggaCGACACCCCCTCCGCCCCCCCTCCGCCCCTCCcccaccaaaagaaaaaaacagccatgttttaacaatatgccaaaacaatttagaaattaaagttatcagaaattaaataaatatactctatatacataaaagtggcaaaattatacacaatcacacataatcagcagagaataacaataatataaaataaaaacaatacaactttattactttagaataataaagaaaataaaagaataatatacaaataaaatatagaataaatattttgaatagcacaaatccttcaccacacaaatgaaaacacactaaaggaaatctaattataatactattttttaaaaaaactaacaaacaaacaaaaactaacactaaaacctgacctttctggccttccttactgcaaaatcatcaataatgtccaGTTGCGGTTTTTGGCACAGGCGAACCAGACAGCCGCACGGGGCAGCATCACacggggggcggcacaaccacgtgaaaagaaaatcatcagcGCTGTTAAgatgttttctattatctatcatattactgtgtggggaattggccAATTGGCgccatccccatctcccagcatgcaccaccagcataagCATGTAGAAacagcaccctgactcagggtggtggttaggttggaagagtgtgggagtcgtccctagtgacggtcctctaacactcgaggCACCGACACATGtgcggtagctcatgaggcagttatattgaaccactgtaccgACCTGtggtttgaagcacttgagtgacgttcgaagcaggtgagtgctttcggacgtcatacgaatcacctgatcggttcagtttgtcatgtgaatcacttGGCGGGATcaagtgtgttcagagataggatagctctgtataggggcggtcatttgaatttttctttgcagagtaggtcggtttgttgcggttgttaggagttttgagagttagtagtgttgatagtgtatttttggagaatcagtgtagatagagcaatagatatataatatataaattagatatagataaagagttatGTAGATATGTAATCCTAAAAAGCATTAGAAATAGATAAGACATAGATtaattacatataaatacacacacagagacagaaatagtttgtaaaagaagaaactgattgtccaaaaactgtagaaaaactatatgtatctattgctctatctacactgattGTCCAAAAATACGTTATCAACACTACTACAACACCtaacaaccgcaacaaaccaacctactctgcaaagaaaaattcaaatgaccgcc contains:
- the supv3l1 gene encoding ATP-dependent RNA helicase SUPV3L1, mitochondrial, whose product is MSVNRCMSLFSRLQRHINSRTARITAGACHVSPRSGLLQKQHQAGSVVSSRNVSSNSSPPKAPDTSLFVPVSLKTDSSPDGSVGVELTQLLAKDELLKVLNRFYKRKEIQKLAADHGLDARLFHQAFISFRKYALEAPALPADMHIILSDICCGAGHIDDIYPYFMRHAKKIFPMLDCMDDLRKISDLRVPANWYPEARAIQRKVIFHAGPTNSGKTYHAIQRYLGARSGVYCGPLKLLAHEIFEKSNDAGVPCDLVTGEERTFVDLDGRAASHLACTIEMCSVTTPYEVAVIDEIQMIRDLSRGWAWTRALLGLCAEEIHVCGEPAAIDFIRELMYTTGEEVEVHTYQRLTPFSVLDQAVESLDNLRPGDCIVCFSKNDIYSISRQIEARGLECAVIYGSLPPGTKLSQAKKFNDPDDPCKILVATDAIGMGLNLSIKRIIFNSLVKPNVNEKGEKQMETISTSQALQIAGRAGRFSSKFKEGEVTTMHRDDLPVLKEILSHSVDPIETAGLHPTAEQIEMFAYHLPDATLSNLVDIFVSLSQVDGLYFVCNIDDFKFLADMIQHIPLNLRSRYVFCTAPINKKQPFVCTSFLKFARQFSRDEPLTFDWVCRHVNWPLAPPKNIKDLVHLEAVHDVLDLYLWLSYRFMDMFPDTSLVREIQRELDNVIQQGVQNITRLIRATHPTITTPLQTQSNSDEQTSGRADSIYLTGSRGQRGHRGSGEMMDSSLANRLVRDGLLTPDLLQQLQKEWSKGQKQDLTNQRSLDAGHQNKNNKGKRKKKK